Sequence from the Fulvivirga ligni genome:
TCAAATGGATGAGAGTTTTTAACCTCAATTACGTTTACCGCACTTCCATTTTTGTCTAACTGATCAGCGAAGATTTCAAATTTCACGTTATCTAAACCTGGCACGTAAGCTAGTTGGCTTAGGTCAATGTTTTCGTTAAATTTAGTTTCTTCTAGTGTCATCAAAAGATCTCCTTTAGTAACTTTTTGACCAGCTGATATATTTTCTTTCTTAACTACTTTACCATTATCTCTAAACTTGTGAGTAGTTCTTTTACCATCTTGATTAAGAACGTAGGCACCTGAACTTTTAGTCACGTTAGATCCAACTTCAGCAATGAAATTTACGAACGTACCATTGTTAGCAGCTGTAACGTTATGAGTTTGGATGAAGATTCTTTCTTTGGCAGGAATCATACCTAAAGTATCGTAAGAAACCACTGTACTATCAGCTCCGTAGCTTAAAGTATAAACTGTTTCTTTTCTTTCTACAATAGGGAATTGACCATTAGCAATGAAGTCAGCTAATTTATCCCAATCACTAGTATATTTTCCATTTACCTCTTGATAAGCAATTTCTGCTTCTCTGATAAGCATTAAGCGATCAATAACAGCTGCTTCCTGTGAGGCAATTTGTTCCTTAGCCTTGATTTCTGTGTTTATATCATCAAATAGAAAGTAAGCTAATCCTAGACTTCCTATAAGTAATAGTATAGAAATAATTTTGGTGACGTTCATTTTCTACGTTTTTTTTTGGTGCAATAATAAAACTTTTGAACTGCAATACATAATTTATTAAACCGCTATTTTATACAATTATCGGCAAAATTTAAAATAGCCGTTCATATTTAATATCGAATTTTTGTCCTTCGCTTCGTGAAGTATATTATGTAATGTTTCATCTGCCATAATCACTATTTCATCAAAAGTCACAAAGCGCACTTCTTTAATGATCTGATTTTCCTCTTCCAATTCCGGATCGTGCCCTTTTATTAGGGAATCATTCAATGCGCTGACCTGAAAAAATAGCTCCACCGCATGCAGCGGATTCTCCTTATACTCGTTGATAAATAGGAACTTATCCACCTGAATGTCTAAGCCTGTTTCTTCCTTAAATTCTCTGATCAATGCAACTTCTGCTGTTTCGTCAAAGTCAATTTCACCGCCGGGCGGAGCCCAAAGGATTCCTTTCTTTCCAAGCCCAGAATGTTTAACAAGTAAAAGGCTGTCCTGTTTTATACAAATGCCAGATACTCTGACCCTTATTCTGTTGCCAAATGTTTTTTCTAAATTCTTATCCATCAGTTAGTTTCGGGTATCTTGTCATTCACTGTTTATGGGTGAAGGTTTGGCTTATATTTGTGAAGTAAAATAGTAAATATGGTTAAAAGTTATAATCCTCAATACAAGGAGCGGGTAGAAAAGTTTTTAGAAAGGCAATTTTTCATGCAGCACATCCATTTCTCATTGTCAGAAATAAAGGAAGGCTACACAGAAGGATGGATGGATATTGAGAAATTTCATCTTCAGCAAAAAGGGTTGGTTCATGGTGGCGTAATCGCTACTCTGGCTGATAGTGTCATGGGTTTTGCTGCCTATACCTTGCTGCCCATTAATCAACATGTGGTTACTGGTGAGTTGAAAGTTTCTTACCTAAATCCTGGTGCCGGTGAAAAGCTGTTTGCTAAAGGCTGGGTGCTAAAGCAGGGGAAAAAGATTAATTTTTGTGAAGCAGAAGTCTATGTAGTAAAAGGAGATAAGAAAACGCTCATTGCCAAGTCTAGCTCCACCATGGTGACTATATTTCCTGAAGCACACTAGTTTATGCCTAACCCGTCAGACATATTAAAAAATAAGTTTCCGTTTACGCCTACGCCAGGTCAGCTCCGCCTTTTCTCTCAAGTGGATGACTTTCTGAAGGAGAAGGACGAGAAATCTGTTTTAGTGATTAAAGGATATGCGGGTACTGGTAAAACTACGGTAGTTAGTGTTTTAACGCAGGTATTGCCTTTATTTAATAAGAAGTTCGTTCTGCTGGCTCCGACAGGAAGAGCGGCCAAGGTAATGTCTCAATATGCTAAGAGGGTAGCTTTCACTATTCATAAAAGGATTTACAAACAGGTAGGTGATGCCTCTGAAGGGCCAGCCTTTAAAAGACAAAAGAACTACGCGAAAAATACCGTATTCATTGTAGATGAGGCATCTATGATTCATGAAGATAAGAGTTTTGGTAGCCGGGGTCTGCTTTCAGATCTTATACAGTTTGTATTTTCAGAGGAGAGTAATAAACTTATTCTCATAGGTGACAATGCACAGCTTCCGCCAGTGGGCCAGCTAATAAGTCCGGCGCTGGATAAAGATTACCTGGAGTCGGGTTATGGTGTATCGGTACATCATTCGTTGCTTACCGAGGTAATGAGGCAGGAGGGTGATTCCGGTATTCTTATGAACGCTACAGATCTACGAAATCAGTTGGGGAAAGAGAAACCGGAAATCTTATTCAGTACCAAAGGCCATAAGGACATTTATAAGATGACTGGTGAGAAGATGGAAGATGGCTTGAGGTATGCCTATGATAATTTCGGCATGGAAAACACTATAATTATCTGCAGATCTAATAAGCTGGCTAATAACTATAATCAATACATAAGAAATAGAATTCACTTTTATGAGTCTGAATTGGAGGTGGGAGAAATTCTTATGATAGTTCGAAATAATTACGTTTTCACCCCTGATGATGTACCTGGTAGTTTTTTGGCCAATGGTGATTTTGTGGAGGTAATGAAGATAGTAAACTTCGAAGAAATGTATGGCTTTAGATTTGCTACGTTAGAACTTAGAATGCTAGACTATCAATCAGAAACATCATTCGAGGCTAAGGTAATACTGGATACACTTCATTCGGAGTCTCCTTCTCTTAACTCCGAGCAGAATAGAGGGCTGTATGAGGCGATCATGGAAGATTATCAGGATTTGGCTTCGGTAAAGGAGCGCCGTGAGGCTATGAGAAAAGATCCTTATCTCAATGCACTGCAGGTGAAATTTGCCTATGCACTTACTTGCCATAAATCTCAGGGTGGGCAGTGGAATGCTGTTTTTGTAGACCAAGGTTACCTGAAGGAGGATGGGATAGATACAGAATATGTACGCTGGCTGTATACGGCAATTACCCGTGCTACAGATCAACTTTTTTTAGTGAATTTTAACAAGAAAATGTTTGTTAATTGAATTATATTGAGCAGGATTGCTGTTCTTTATAGATAACTTTGAATTAGTAACCAATAAAAACGATCTTAATATGAAGACTTTTGTATCATTTATTTTTGGGATTTTCGTGATTTTCAGCGCTTTAGCTCAAGAAGATAGTACTATGGAGACCAAAAATGGACCTGCTATGACTTTTCAGGAGGTGAAACATGAGTTCGGTGATATCCATCAGGGAGATAAAGTTGAGCACGTGTTTAAGTTTGAGAATACAGGAAACGAGCCTCTTGTTATCAGCAACGTACAAGTTACTTGTGGTTGTACTGCTTCTGATTGGCCTAGAGACCCAATTGCTCCTGGTCAGGAATCTAGCATGACTATCAAGTTTAATAGTGCTGGTAAAATGGGAACACAGAATAAAGTAATTACCATTATTAGTAACTCTGAAGAGAAGTATAGATTAACTATTACTGCTAATGTTCTTCCAAAAGAAGAATCTGGAGATACTAACTAAGGAGTAAATAGACATTACATGAAAAAGGCTAGCCGATTTGGCTAGCCTTTTTCATTTATTTAATCTTTCTTATTCCGAGTAGCAATAACACCCAGCCCACAATCAGAAGCACTCCGCCAAAAGGAGTAATGGCTCCTAAAATTGGTGTGTTAGTTAGGCATAAGATGTACAGTGACCCACTGAAGATAATCACACCTATAAAAATGCTATAGGCGGCATAGCTAAGTAGTTTTTGAGGCCACTTGGTATCTATTATACCTATGGCTAATAAGGCTAGTGTATGATAAAATTGATATTTAACGGCCGTTTCAAATGTTTCTATTCTGCCATATTCAGTAAGTAATGGCCTTAAGCCGTGAGCTCCAAAGGCTCCAATCATAACAGACAATGCTCCCAGAGCACAGGCTGTAATAAGAATATTTTTACTTTTAGTTGGCATAATTTCTCGCTCCGAAAATCGCGCTCCCCACTCTAATTAATGTGCTTCCCTCTTCTACAGCTATCTCATAGTCGCCGCTCATACCCATGGAAAGCTCCGCCATCTCTACGTTATCAGGAAGGCTCTTCTCTTTCATGGTATCAAATAGTGACTTTAACGACTGAAACTCTTCTCTAATTTGAGATTCCTTTTCAGTGAAAGTAGCCATGCCCATGAGACCTACCACTTTTATGTTTTTCATTTCAGCAACTTCCTCAGATTCGATGAGTTCTATTAGCTCTTCCTCAGATAATCCGAATTTGGTTTCCTCTTTGGCGATATGAATTTGTAGTAGACAAGAGATGACTATGTCATTTTTCTGGCCCTGCTTGTCAATTTCCTTGAGTAGTCTCAGGCTGTCTACAGAATGAATGAGACTCACAAACGGAGCGATATATTTTACCTTATTTCTCTGTAAATGACCTATCATGTGCCATTCTATGTCTTTAGGTAAAACCTCATACTTGTCTGATAACTCCTGAACCTTGTTTTCACCAAAAATCCTAATCCCCTCATTATAAGCTTCTTGTATAAGATCATTGGGCTTAGTTTTGCTTACAGCAACTAATCGACAAGATTTGTCTGATAAAAAACTTTTAAATTCTTTAATATTGTTTTTGATATCCATTTGTATAGTTTTAAATATCGATTCAATATTTACTACTGACAAAGTAAGAAATTTTAACTGAGAGCATATGCCTATTTTAGGTACTTTATTAAAGAAGGGAATTCGAATTAGAGAGAGCCTTGAGCAAGAGTATTCGAACCCTTACGACCTACAAAAGCAGGAATTAAAAAAACTACTAATCACCGCCAGTCAGACCCAATTCGGAAAGTACTACGATTTCGATAAGGTGCTGAAATCTTACAGGGAGTTAGATCCAAAGGCCTTCTTTAATTTATATAAGGAGCTGGTTCCTATACATAATTACAATAAAATGTATAAGGACTGGTGGCAAAAAGCGCAGGGTGGCAAAAATGATGTGTGCTGGCCAGGGAAAATCAGATATTTTGCCCTGAGCTCAGGTACATCAGAGGCCTCTTCAAAATACATTCCTATTACAAGGGATATGAAGCGCGCCATTCAAAAGACCAGTATTAGACAGATATTATCACTATCTAAATATGATCTTCCCTCAGAGATCTTTCAGGGTGGCATACTTATGCTTGGGGGAAGTACGCATTTAAATAACAGGGGTAGCTACTTTGAGGGCGACCTCAGTGGTATACAAGCTGCTCAGCTACCGTTTTGGTTCCAACATTTCTATAAGCCTGGTAAAAAGATAGCTCAAACCAGAGATTGGGACGAGAAGTTGACGGAGATAGCTAAAAAGGCCAAAGAATGGAATATCAGTATCATTGTAGGGGTGCCTGCCTGGATACAGATATTGATGGAGAAAATATTGGAGCATTATCAGGTAGATAATATCCATGAAGTATGGCCAAACCTTACCGTGTATGTGCATGGAGGGGTTTCCTTTGATCCATACAGAAAAGGATTTAAAAGACTTTTAGGTAGAGAGATTCATTATATAGAGACCTACCTGGCTTCTGAAGGCTTTATCGCTTTTCAGGCCAAGCCGGATACTCGCAGTATGAAAATGGTGCTTAATAATGGAACATTCTATGAGTTTGTGCCATTTGAAGAGCAAAATTTTGATGATAACGGTGAGGTCCTTGCCGACGCACCAACTTACATGATTGACGAGGTAGAGGAAGGCAGAGAGTATGCCTTACTATTATCTTCTTGTGCAGGTGCATGGAGATACATGATCGGGGATGTGGTGAAGATAGTTTCTAAGGAAGAGGCCGAGATAGTGATCACGGGAAGAACCAAGCACTTCCTTAGTTTGTGTGGAGAGCACATGTCTGTGGATAATATGAATAAGGCCATAGAAATGCTTTCTGATGAACTTAACATCACCATCAGAGAATTTACAGTAGCAGGTATCCCTCACGGAACACTATTTGCCCATCATTGGTATATCGGAACCGATGCTGATGTTGATCCTAACGTAATTAGAGAAAAGCTAGATGGCTACCTGAAAGAATTAAATGACGATTATAAAGTCGAAAGGATTGCTGCGCTAAAGGAAGTGCTGGTAGATGTTCTACCGGTGAGCACTTTCTATAAATGGATGGAGTCTAAAGGAAAAGTGGGAGGGCAACATAAATTCCCTCGTGTTATTAAAAGTCATCAATATGATGATTGGAAGGAATTTATAAAGACTATTGATTCGTAATGTATATTGTTAATGGGGTCTTGTTTGGTCTTTTACTTATGGTTTTGGTGGGGCCGGTGTTTTTCACACTCATCCAAACCAGTATAGAGAAAGGATTAGACAAGGCAGTTTTTGTGGCGTTGGGTATTTTCTTTAGTGATGCTCTTTTTATTGGCTTAGCTTACCTGGGCGTTTCTCAGTTTGTAGATAATGCCGGATATAATGTATGGATCGGTTATATAGGAGGAGTGATACTTTTCTCTTTTGGTTTATACTATCTCATTAGATCTCAGAAAGCAGCTGTTTTTACGGAAGCTAAGTCTGTAGCCGTAAAGGGTAAGTTCAGGTTTATATTCAAAGGTTTTATCATCAACGGTGTCAGTCCTTTCGTACTCCTGTTTTGGATAGGAGCCATGAGCTTGGCTACTGCCAGATATCAATACCATGGACACGAGTTACTAGCTTTCTTTATTACCATTCTCATTGTAACCCTCTGCAGTGATGTCTTAAAAGCTTATTTGGCTGGTAGGCTAAGGAAACTATTTACCCCTAAGCTTTTTAAAATATTAAATCTGATCGTGGGTCTTGCCATGATTGGCTTCGGCATTCATATGTTTATCTATAGCATTTAATCCTGAAGCACGTTAGATATAAACGTGGACTTTAGGAGAAGCCATAAAAGGAAGAAGCACATGGCCCATAGTAGATAATTTCTGTAGAAGTCAGTGGTGTCCTTATACCTTGACTCTTTGATTTCAGCTTTTTCGTATTTGTCAATTAAATCGAAAACTTGCTGTAAAGCTTCATTATCAGACACCCTATAGAATTCGCCTTCACCGATTTTCGCGATCTCCCTAAGTGTAGTCTCATCAAGGGTATTATCTATCATCCTGGGTCTGCCAAAGAAGCCTTGTCCAAAAGGTACTTTACCCTCTTTGCCTATGGCAATGGTGTAAATCTTAATGTCATAGGCAGCAGCCAGCTTAGCAGCGGTTATAGGGTCTATATTTCCGGCGGTGTTGTCTCCATCACTTAACAAAATCACCACTTTTGATTTAGAGTCAGACTCTCTCATACGGTTGGTGGCTACCGCCAAAGCACTACCAATGGCCGTACCTCTGTTTTCAATCATATCAAAGTTTATTTCTTCGATGTATGATTTAAGTAGGTCATAATCAGTGGTTAGTGGGGATAATGAATAAGCATCTCCAGAAAATATTACCATACCTATTCTATCCTGAAAGCGGCCATCAATGAAATTTTCAGCTACCTTTTTAGCGGCCTCAAGGCGGTTAGGTTTGAAATCTTCAATCTGCATAGATTGCGAAATATCTACCACTAGCATTATATCGATCCCTTCAGTCCATTGCTCTACTTTTTCATTGGTTTTCTGAGGACGGGCCAAAGCCACAATTACTAGGGCCACAAAGAAGATAAGTAGAATGTCCGGAATCAATCTCACCAAGTTGGTAGGGTTAGATTTTACCTGACTTTTAGTAAGCGCTATAGGCAACTTTTGGTTAAAGAAATGCCTGATTACCCACCTTAGAACGATAAATATAGGAATCAGAAGCAAGGCGTAAAGCACGAGCTGATACTCCCAGGTGAAGCTCTTAAAAGTAGAAGCTGCAAACCACCTCAATGAATACCATGGCATGTCAAATCCTGAATTATCTGTCATTTTTCACCTCCTCTACTTTCTGGTTAAACCTGTCATGAGCATACTTTTTAAGGCTGGTATAAGCCGGCATAAGCTCTTCAGTACTTTGCTTGCTGTAAATGGCTCTATCAATAGTTTTAAGAGATCCTTCAATCCCCTCTACTTTATACCATTTTATAATTTCTTTGGTGGTAAGTTTGGTATAAGGTCTTCTCTCAAGTCCTTCCAGATATCTTTTCCATGAGATCAATGCTTTTTCAGCCTTAAAAGTCGGGGTTGTGGCTGAATCAGAAATAATTTGATCATAAGATGCCACAAATTTCTGATATGATTTTCTCATCCTCCTTATTACAAAATTCTGCTTAATTTTTCCTCCGAATATGATGAGGAAAATGGTAATTGCCACAATCAGTATACCTAATATTAAGATAAGTACTGGGTAGTTAAATTGCGTGTCTACATTCTTATAAGTAGTATTTTCTTTTAATGGCAAGGCCTCTATAGCCACAGAGTCTGGTACTTCCTCTACTAATTGATCTAAAATAATAGAATCAGTATTGGAATAGACTGTGGTACTATCTTTACTGTGCAGAATAAAAACGGGCAGTTTTAACGTTTGAATGCTATCTATCTCAAATGATAAGAAATAGTAAACCGCACTATCATAGCTATGGGTGCTGTCAGATTTGGTAGGGAAGTATTCTTTATGATCGATTTCATAAGGTGAGAAATCATATAAAGAATCAGGAAACACCACGTCAAGTTCTTTTGGGTATTTCAAGGAAAGAGAATACCCTACAGGCGTTCCAATTTTAATGGTGTCTTCCAGAAATAGGCCCTTAGGTTCAATTTCCTGGGCTAAAACTGACTGGTTTACAAAAAATAAAACGAATAACAGACCTAAAATACCTCTAAACACTCTTTACTGTTTTATTTCTTACTTTGAATAATTTAAGGAGTTTGGGCACGTAATCTTCTTCTGTATCTACTGATAAGAAGTTGATCTGGTGCTTTTTAGCGAAAATAGAAAGAGCTTCCTCATTCACATCATAATTCTGCTTTATTTTCGATCTGAAATTCCCAAACGATGTATTTACCCAGATAGTTTTTCGGCTTTCTTTTTCAAAAACAGGAACAATTCCCAGCTTAGGTAGCCTGGTTTCTCTCTTGTCAGTAACTCTTATCATCACCACATCATGCTTTTTGGCAAGACCTTTCAGGTTGTGCTCATAATCCTCATCTATGAAATCGGAAATGAAAATGATTACGCTTCTTTTCTTTATGGCATTGAGAGTCCATAAGATAGCAGCATTGAGATTTGTGGTATATGATGTTGGCTTGAGTTTAGCCAGACTGCTTACTAATTCATATGCCTGTCTGGGGCCTTTGGCCGGTTTTACATATTTTTCTTTTTGATCTGAATAACAAATTAAACCTACCTGGCTGGCTTGCTTTACCGCAGATAGTGCCAGCACTCCACAAATTTCTTTGCTTATATCCAGCTTTTGCTTTCCTGGACTACCAATTTCTTGAGAGCCACTAACATCTAATATGAAAAATACCGTTTGCTCCTTTTCCTCTTTAAAGGTTTTCACAAAGGTACCATGTCCTTTAGCACTTACATTCCAGTCTATAGTTCGAATGTCATCACCATATTGGTAGGTGCGTACATCATCAAACTCTAGTCCTGATCCCTTGAAAATAGAATGAAAATCTCCTTGCATCTGGCTGTTGATAGCCTTTCTAATTTGGATTTCATATTTTCGCAGTTTTTTTAACAGGTGCTTCATTGGCCTAATTTTCGCTATAAAACTATTACAAATTTCACGATTATCTGCAATTTGCAAAAGAGTGATTATTTAGCAGGGATAATTATTTTATTAATGGACGTATTTGAACCTAGAATACTAATCTGGTTCAATGCGCTAAATCAAAACCACTGAAATGAAAACGAAAATATTTGTTATATGTTATCTTTTTCTCATCGGATGTAGCTCTGATAAAGAGGTGCCCAACGATATCATAAAGCAAGACAAAATGGTAGCGGTAATGCTGGATATGTATCTGGCCGAAGGCAAGGTAAATAATATGCGTTTAAGCCGTGATTCGTCACTAGCTATATTCGATGTGTATGAAGATATGCTCTATAAGAAACATGGAGTAATAGATAGCGTATATGAGAGGAGTATGTCTTACTATTATGATCACCCGGACATGCTCGAGACAATATATGAATCCGTGCTGGATAGTTTAAACCTGAAGCAGGAAAGGCTCAAAGAAAAAGCGGAGGATCCTGAGGATGACAAAGCTGAGCCTAAGAAAGAAGATGAACAAGGGAAGACTTTGGAAGTGAAGAAGGATGACGCTAAAGTGGAGGGTGATAAGAAAGATAATAAAAAGGAGTAAAGAGAATGTTATATCCGAAGGATATTGAGCAAAAAATAGGATTTGATAAAATACGGGAGTTTCTCAAAGAAAGATGTTTATCTGCCCTGGGAACTTCCATTGTGGATAAAATCAGTTATACAGATGACGTAGAACAGATTCAGAAATTACTGCATCAGGCATCTGAGTTTGTTAAGATCATTAGTGCTAATGACCCTTTCCCTACTAATTACTTTTATGATGTGTCATCATCGTTGAAAGGTATTAGGGCTGAAGGTACGTTTCTTACGGTAGAGGAGTTTTTAAGAGTAAACAACTCCTTAAAAACCATAATTGCTTGTATAAGCTTTTTAGATAAGCGAAAGGAAGAATACCCATATTTACAGTCATTAAATGGCTTGGTAAAGTTCAATGAGACAATTATTGATGCCATAAGTCATAAAATTGATGAAGGTGGTTTTGTTAAAGATTCGGCCAGTGAGGCTCTGGCGGATGTAAGACGAAACTTAAGAGGTAAGCACGCCCAGGTGAGAAGAGCACTAGATGCTATCTATAAAAGCGCCGTTAAGAATGGCTATGTGCCTGAAGGAGCATCCCTTACCGTAAGAGATGGTAGGATGGTGATTCCAATCACTGCGGAGAACAAAAGAAGGATTAAAGGCTTTGTTCATGATGAGTCATCTACAGGGCAAACTGTATTCCTGGAGCCCTCAGAAGTGCTGGAAGGTAATAATGAGATTCGCGAACTGGAAAATGCAGAGAAGCGTGAGGTGATCAAAGTACTCACTCAGCTTACCGATTTATTGCGAGATGATCTGCCTAATATAAAAAGAGGCTATCAATATCTGAGTTTAATTGATTTCATAAGAGCTAAAGCCAAGTTGGCCTTAGACATGGAGGCGGTAAGGCCAGAAATTGAAGATAAGCCTTTCTTCGATTGGCGAGATGCCAGGCACCCAACTTTGTATATGACTTACAAAGCAAGTGGAAGAAAAGTAGTGCCGCTCACGATCGTTATTAAAGAAAACCAGAATTTTATAGTTATCTCAGGACCTAATGCTGGTGGTAAGTCTGTCTGTTTGAAGACTGTGGCTTTAACACAGTATATGCTCCAGTGCGGGCTTCTGATTCCGGTGAGAGAAGATTCAAGAGCAGGTATTTACAAAAATATCTTTATCGATATAGGAGATGAGCAGTCTATAGAGAATGATTTGAGTACCTATAGTTCTCATTTATCTAACATGAAGTTCTTCCTGCAGCATGCCGGTAAGGATTCCCTGTGTCTTATAGATGAGTTTGGAACCGGAACTGACCCACATTATGGTGGCGCTATTGCCGAAGGTATTTTGGATCAGCTGGTGCAGAGAGAAGCTAAGGGGGTAATCACCACTCACTATAGTAATATAAAGCACTACGCTGAGAATAAAGAGTCAGTAGTTAATGGTGCCATGAAGTATGATGTGGAGCATCTGGAGCCGTTATATCAACTGGAAATAGGTAAGCCTGGAAGTTCATTTTCTTTGGAAATCGCCAGAAAGATTGGCTTGGCCAATGTGGTGACGAAATATGCCAGAGAGGTGATAGGTAGAAAGGGACTGGATGTAGATGATCTTATTCTAAAGCTGGAGAAACAGACTCAGGAAATCCAGAACAGAGAGAGAGAAGCCAAGGAGATGGACCGTGAGGTGAAAAGGCTCAAGAACAAATATGATCAACTTTATGATGAGTTAGAAGCCAATAAAAAGGAAATCATTAATAAAGCCAAGAGAGATGCAGCTTCTTTACTGGCCACTACCAATAAGGAGATAGAAAAAACAATTAGGCATATTAAGGAAAACAAAGCTGAGAAGAAAGAAACCTTGAAAATGCGTAATCGTCTGGCTAATCTGAAGGATGAAGTTCAGGTTAAACCAACTGTACAGAAGGCTAAGGTTGAAGTGGTGCCAGGTGAAATTGAAATAGGTGATAGCGTTAGATTTATCGATAATCAGGTAACTGGAGAAGTTATAGATATTAGAGGTAAAGATGTAGAGGTGAAAGTGGGCGACCTGAAAACGGTGGTGAAGAAAAAGAGGCTGGAAAAGATCAGTCGTACTAAGGCA
This genomic interval carries:
- a CDS encoding endonuclease MutS2, producing MLYPKDIEQKIGFDKIREFLKERCLSALGTSIVDKISYTDDVEQIQKLLHQASEFVKIISANDPFPTNYFYDVSSSLKGIRAEGTFLTVEEFLRVNNSLKTIIACISFLDKRKEEYPYLQSLNGLVKFNETIIDAISHKIDEGGFVKDSASEALADVRRNLRGKHAQVRRALDAIYKSAVKNGYVPEGASLTVRDGRMVIPITAENKRRIKGFVHDESSTGQTVFLEPSEVLEGNNEIRELENAEKREVIKVLTQLTDLLRDDLPNIKRGYQYLSLIDFIRAKAKLALDMEAVRPEIEDKPFFDWRDARHPTLYMTYKASGRKVVPLTIVIKENQNFIVISGPNAGGKSVCLKTVALTQYMLQCGLLIPVREDSRAGIYKNIFIDIGDEQSIENDLSTYSSHLSNMKFFLQHAGKDSLCLIDEFGTGTDPHYGGAIAEGILDQLVQREAKGVITTHYSNIKHYAENKESVVNGAMKYDVEHLEPLYQLEIGKPGSSFSLEIARKIGLANVVTKYAREVIGRKGLDVDDLILKLEKQTQEIQNREREAKEMDREVKRLKNKYDQLYDELEANKKEIINKAKRDAASLLATTNKEIEKTIRHIKENKAEKKETLKMRNRLANLKDEVQVKPTVQKAKVEVVPGEIEIGDSVRFIDNQVTGEVIDIRGKDVEVKVGDLKTVVKKKRLEKISRTKAREITRGYTKPSSSMNINQKMADFSGTLDVRGKRGEEVLGLVDKFIDDALLANSSELKILHGKGNGILKDLIRNHLKGSHMVQSVQDEHVERGGAGISVVTLK